One stretch of Ornithinimicrobium ciconiae DNA includes these proteins:
- a CDS encoding two pore domain potassium channel family protein, which translates to MRAWFRPAWGFTGVLVAYYALPLDRDASVLRLAISLLVTGGGLGILAWMMALELHRVRAGQPGRATGVLTMLLVLVILSFSLTFYLLNVLAPGQVAGLSTRTDALYFTLSTMTTVGYGDVHAQGQVARAVVCGLIVFTIVVIASLAAHARFRPPSF; encoded by the coding sequence GTGCGGGCCTGGTTCCGCCCGGCCTGGGGGTTCACGGGAGTCCTCGTGGCCTACTACGCCCTCCCGCTGGACCGGGACGCCTCGGTCCTCCGGCTCGCGATCAGTTTGCTGGTGACCGGTGGCGGGCTCGGCATACTGGCCTGGATGATGGCGCTTGAGCTCCATCGGGTGCGCGCCGGCCAACCGGGCCGCGCCACGGGGGTGCTCACGATGCTGTTGGTACTGGTCATCCTGTCGTTCTCGCTCACCTTCTATCTGCTCAACGTGCTGGCCCCCGGCCAGGTGGCGGGCCTCAGCACCCGCACGGACGCGCTCTACTTCACCCTGAGCACGATGACGACGGTGGGCTACGGGGACGTGCACGCGCAGGGGCAGGTGGCCCGCGCCGTGGTGTGTGGACTGATCGTCTTCACCATCGTCGTCATCGCCTCCCTCGCGGCACACGCCAGGTTCCGGCCACCGAGTTTCTGA
- the tdh gene encoding L-threonine 3-dehydrogenase, with protein sequence MRALVKTTAGPGLELVDVPEPEPGPGEVKIRVLRAGLCGTDLHIESWDEWSASMLQPPLTIGHEFYGEIVEIGPGVATGDGKYDLRVGMRVSAEGHVICGRCRNCRAGRQQMCVQTSSLGVNRDGAFADYVVIPASNVWEQPDDIDPELGAVFDPLGNAVHTALSFPMSGDDVLITGAGPIGVMATAIARHIGARYIVVTDVSDYRLELATAAGADRVVNVARDRVRPVQAELGMAEGFDVGLEMSGFPSALAEMIENATHGAKIAMLGLPKEPFAIDWGPVITRMITIKGIYGREMYDTWYRMTFMLQTSQELRERIRSVITHRFPAEQWQDAFAAARSGEVGKVIMDWS encoded by the coding sequence ATGCGTGCACTCGTGAAGACCACGGCCGGTCCCGGGCTCGAGCTCGTCGACGTGCCCGAGCCAGAGCCGGGCCCCGGCGAGGTCAAGATCCGCGTGCTCCGTGCCGGCCTGTGCGGGACCGACCTGCACATCGAGTCGTGGGACGAGTGGTCCGCAAGCATGCTGCAGCCACCCTTGACGATCGGCCACGAGTTCTATGGCGAGATCGTCGAGATCGGTCCGGGCGTGGCCACGGGCGACGGCAAGTATGACCTGCGGGTCGGCATGCGGGTCTCCGCCGAGGGCCACGTCATCTGCGGGCGCTGCCGCAACTGCCGTGCTGGTCGCCAGCAGATGTGCGTGCAGACCTCCAGCCTCGGCGTCAACCGTGACGGCGCCTTCGCCGACTATGTCGTGATCCCAGCCAGCAATGTGTGGGAGCAGCCCGACGACATCGACCCGGAGCTCGGCGCCGTCTTCGACCCGCTGGGCAACGCCGTGCACACCGCGCTGAGCTTCCCGATGTCCGGGGACGACGTGCTGATCACCGGGGCCGGGCCGATCGGGGTCATGGCCACGGCGATCGCGCGACACATCGGCGCGCGCTACATCGTGGTCACCGACGTCTCCGACTATCGCCTGGAGCTGGCCACGGCTGCCGGGGCAGACCGCGTCGTCAACGTCGCGCGCGATCGGGTCCGCCCGGTGCAGGCCGAGCTGGGCATGGCCGAGGGCTTCGACGTCGGCCTGGAGATGTCCGGCTTCCCCAGCGCCCTGGCCGAGATGATCGAGAACGCGACCCACGGCGCCAAGATCGCCATGCTGGGTCTGCCCAAGGAGCCGTTCGCCATCGACTGGGGGCCGGTCATCACCCGGATGATCACGATCAAGGGCATCTATGGTCGTGAGATGTATGACACGTGGTATCGGATGACGTTCATGCTGCAGACCTCCCAGGAGCTGCGTGAGCGCATCCGCTCAGTCATCACCCACCGTTTCCCCGCCGAGCAGTGGCAGGACGCCTTTGCCGCCGCCCGGTCGGGCGAGGTGGGCAAAGTCATCATGGATTGGAGCTGA
- a CDS encoding AI-2E family transporter, producing MDALVAGLGDRLVRLGLAVPESAHGVPSLDVSRVLDTVTLFLSGLLSVLSDLIVVTLLVFLAFDSAHASTLATQAREHRPHLVDALGTFARGTRSYLGVSAAFGLIVAVFDAVLLWALGVPGAFVWGVLAFVTNFVPNIGFVIGVVPPALVGLLEGGPALMLWVIVLYSVANVVIQSIIQPRYVGNAVGLSTTLTLLSLVFWTWVLGPLGALLAVPMTLLVRALLVDADPDGRWRLPLISGQPIGPAPATPSG from the coding sequence TTGGACGCGTTGGTTGCCGGCCTGGGCGACCGGCTCGTGCGTCTGGGACTTGCCGTCCCCGAGTCTGCCCATGGCGTGCCGTCACTGGACGTCAGCCGCGTCCTGGACACCGTCACCCTCTTTTTGTCCGGCCTCCTCTCGGTGCTCTCCGACCTGATCGTCGTGACGCTGCTGGTCTTCCTCGCGTTCGACTCAGCACACGCTTCCACCCTGGCGACCCAGGCGCGCGAGCACCGCCCGCACCTGGTGGACGCGTTGGGCACGTTCGCTCGGGGCACGCGCAGCTACCTCGGGGTCTCCGCCGCGTTCGGCCTGATCGTCGCGGTGTTCGACGCGGTGCTGCTCTGGGCGCTGGGCGTGCCAGGAGCCTTCGTGTGGGGCGTGCTGGCGTTCGTCACGAACTTCGTCCCCAACATCGGGTTCGTCATCGGCGTGGTGCCGCCCGCGCTGGTTGGCTTGCTGGAGGGGGGACCGGCCCTGATGCTCTGGGTCATCGTGCTTTACTCCGTCGCGAACGTCGTGATCCAGTCGATCATCCAGCCGCGTTACGTCGGCAACGCCGTGGGGCTCTCGACCACCCTGACCCTTCTGTCACTCGTGTTCTGGACGTGGGTGCTCGGTCCGCTGGGAGCGCTCCTGGCCGTGCCGATGACCCTGCTCGTCCGCGCGTTGCTCGTGGACGCTGACCCGGATGGCCGGTGGCGGCTCCCGTTGATCAGTGGTCAGCCGATCGGCCCGGCGCCGGCGACGCCTTCCGGATGA
- a CDS encoding MFS transporter — MTPPPESASPGSRAVGTGFALVATILIAVNLRPVASSVGPILEEVTQGLGMSTTVAGSVTALPGLAFGLVGALAVGLARRVGMTTGIVLGLLTLCIGLLARSMIDSTVLFLVFTGLALGGAAIGNVLVPAWIKRQPRDVRLMTLYSAGLTLGGAMGAALVAPISANFDLGWRAALGVWGLLALVAVAPWAVIAVRERATPGGRGSARSASAVGQIWRSPTAVALTVVFGIQSMNAYVQFGWLPQIYRDAGLSAGYAGVLMSLLTALTLIGALMMPTVIARSPSLTSWMYAFGVLLVIGNGGLLLAPSAVPWLWAIILGISGFAFPTAIALITARTRDPQVTARLSGFVQPTGYMLAALGPFLVGLIYEATGTWTVVLIMLMLSGVVLTLAGLRVAHPTRVDDELTA; from the coding sequence GTGACCCCACCGCCTGAGTCGGCCTCTCCCGGCTCGCGTGCCGTCGGCACAGGCTTCGCGCTGGTCGCGACCATCCTGATCGCTGTCAACCTACGCCCGGTCGCGTCCTCGGTCGGCCCGATCCTGGAGGAGGTCACGCAGGGCCTGGGGATGAGCACCACGGTCGCCGGTTCCGTGACGGCCCTGCCAGGGTTGGCCTTCGGTCTGGTCGGTGCCCTGGCCGTGGGCCTGGCGCGACGGGTCGGTATGACGACCGGCATCGTGCTCGGTCTGCTCACCTTGTGCATCGGCCTGCTCGCCAGGTCGATGATCGACAGCACCGTGCTCTTCCTGGTCTTCACCGGCCTGGCCCTGGGCGGTGCCGCCATCGGCAATGTGCTCGTGCCGGCCTGGATCAAGCGGCAGCCGCGTGACGTCCGGCTGATGACGCTCTACAGCGCCGGCCTCACTCTCGGCGGCGCCATGGGGGCAGCGCTGGTCGCCCCAATCAGCGCGAACTTCGACCTGGGCTGGCGCGCCGCCCTCGGGGTGTGGGGTCTGCTCGCCCTCGTGGCAGTCGCACCGTGGGCGGTCATCGCCGTCCGGGAGCGGGCGACTCCGGGAGGACGCGGGTCTGCGCGATCGGCGAGCGCGGTCGGGCAGATCTGGCGCTCTCCGACGGCGGTGGCCCTCACCGTGGTCTTCGGCATCCAGTCGATGAACGCCTACGTCCAGTTTGGCTGGCTGCCCCAGATCTATCGGGACGCGGGCCTGTCCGCGGGCTATGCGGGGGTCCTCATGTCCCTGCTCACGGCACTGACCCTGATCGGCGCACTGATGATGCCCACGGTCATCGCGCGCTCCCCCTCGCTGACGTCGTGGATGTATGCCTTCGGTGTGCTCCTCGTCATCGGCAACGGCGGACTGTTGCTGGCTCCGTCCGCAGTGCCGTGGCTCTGGGCGATCATCCTGGGGATATCCGGTTTTGCGTTCCCGACCGCGATCGCCCTGATCACCGCACGCACCCGTGACCCGCAGGTCACGGCGCGGCTCTCCGGGTTCGTGCAGCCCACCGGATACATGTTGGCGGCGCTGGGTCCGTTCCTGGTGGGTCTGATCTATGAGGCCACCGGGACCTGGACCGTGGTGCTGATCATGCTCATGCTCAGCGGCGTCGTGCTGACCCTGGCCGGCCTGCGGGTTGCACACCCGACCCGGGTGGACGACGAACTGACAGCCTGA
- a CDS encoding glycine C-acetyltransferase translates to MYAVKDALAGELQEIRDAGLFKVERELTSPQSSHITTRTKDDLRAEALNFCANNYLGLADHPDVVAAAHTALDEWGFGMASVRFICGTQSQHTDLERAIADFVGTQDAILFPSCFDANGGIFEVLFGPEDAIISDELNHASIIDGVRLSKAQRFRYKNRDMADLRAQLEASTDARRTVIVTDGAFSMDGYLAPLKEICDLADEFGAMVMVDDSHATGFIGEGGRGSHEACGVLDRIDIVTGTLGKALGGGSGGFVAAHQEIVDLLKQRARPYLFSNAVAPSVVAGSAKALEIARDSHEPRAQLRANAELFRSLMTEAGFDLLPGEHPIVPVMFPGEDGARKASEIADVMLDQGVYVIAFSYPVVPRGQARIRVQLSAAHSADDVRTCVAAFVTARD, encoded by the coding sequence ATGTATGCCGTGAAGGACGCCCTGGCAGGCGAGCTGCAGGAGATCCGGGACGCGGGACTGTTCAAGGTCGAGCGGGAGCTCACCTCACCGCAGTCCTCGCACATCACCACCAGGACGAAGGACGACCTGAGGGCCGAGGCGCTCAACTTCTGCGCCAACAACTATCTCGGGCTGGCCGACCACCCCGACGTCGTGGCCGCCGCGCACACGGCGCTGGACGAGTGGGGCTTCGGGATGGCGTCGGTGCGCTTCATCTGTGGCACCCAGTCCCAGCACACCGACCTCGAGCGCGCCATCGCCGACTTTGTGGGCACGCAGGACGCGATCTTGTTCCCGTCCTGCTTCGACGCCAACGGCGGCATCTTCGAGGTGCTGTTCGGCCCCGAGGACGCGATCATCTCCGACGAGCTCAACCACGCCTCGATCATCGACGGGGTGCGCCTGTCCAAGGCCCAGCGCTTCCGTTACAAGAACCGGGACATGGCCGACCTGCGCGCCCAGCTCGAGGCGTCAACAGACGCACGCCGCACGGTCATCGTCACCGACGGTGCCTTCTCGATGGACGGCTATCTGGCGCCACTGAAGGAGATCTGCGACCTGGCCGACGAGTTCGGCGCGATGGTCATGGTCGACGACTCCCACGCCACCGGCTTCATCGGCGAGGGCGGGCGCGGCTCCCACGAGGCCTGTGGCGTCCTGGACCGCATCGACATCGTGACCGGCACGTTGGGCAAGGCCCTCGGCGGCGGCAGCGGAGGCTTCGTCGCCGCGCACCAGGAGATCGTCGACCTGCTCAAGCAGCGGGCGCGGCCCTATCTGTTCTCCAACGCGGTGGCGCCGTCGGTGGTGGCCGGATCGGCCAAGGCACTGGAGATCGCCCGCGACTCCCACGAGCCGCGCGCCCAGTTGCGCGCCAACGCCGAGCTGTTCCGGTCGCTGATGACCGAGGCAGGCTTCGACCTGCTGCCCGGCGAGCACCCGATCGTGCCGGTGATGTTCCCCGGTGAGGACGGCGCACGCAAGGCCAGCGAGATCGCCGACGTCATGCTCGACCAGGGCGTCTATGTGATCGCCTTCTCCTATCCCGTGGTGCCCCGGGGCCAGGCGCGCATCCGCGTGCAGCTGTCCGCGGCGCACTCGGCGGACGACGTCCGCACCTGCGTGGCCGCTTTCGTGACAGCCCGGGACTAG
- a CDS encoding SGNH/GDSL hydrolase family protein, translating into MTPTARTMTCLAAAVGLLLPLSATATAAPPSFTYDAIGDSYAAGSGAPDGAAYPDLLDGRMRISLEDFAAVPGATAGPGGNSLQSQLDALDENTDLVTLTIGGNDIPWGQTVLICLAADDPLCLLQITAVEAQIRSTLPATLDTAYTDVRAAAPHAHVAVTGYARLYSPEFGDYTVPGTQALMSVVEQQAANDAADLLNATIADVAQQHGFQFVDVTKRFDGHGVNADDPWLHGAIAPTGGAFHPNADGYRSGYAPALTSAINPRDLRG; encoded by the coding sequence ATGACACCCACCGCCCGAACCATGACCTGCCTGGCAGCGGCCGTTGGCCTGCTACTCCCGCTCTCGGCGACCGCCACGGCAGCGCCACCGTCGTTCACCTATGACGCAATCGGCGACTCGTATGCCGCCGGGTCGGGCGCGCCGGATGGTGCGGCCTATCCGGACCTCCTGGACGGCCGGATGCGCATCAGCCTCGAGGACTTCGCCGCTGTGCCCGGTGCGACCGCCGGGCCGGGCGGCAACAGCCTGCAGTCCCAGCTCGACGCCCTGGACGAGAACACCGACCTGGTCACGCTGACCATCGGCGGCAACGACATCCCCTGGGGACAGACCGTGCTGATCTGTCTGGCCGCGGACGACCCCCTGTGCCTGCTCCAGATCACGGCGGTGGAGGCGCAGATCCGGAGCACTCTCCCCGCCACGCTGGACACGGCATACACCGACGTGCGGGCGGCAGCACCGCACGCTCACGTCGCCGTCACCGGCTATGCCCGCCTGTACTCCCCGGAGTTCGGGGACTACACGGTGCCGGGGACCCAGGCCCTGATGTCCGTCGTGGAGCAGCAGGCCGCCAACGACGCCGCCGACCTGCTCAACGCGACCATCGCCGATGTCGCCCAGCAGCACGGCTTCCAGTTCGTGGACGTGACGAAGCGGTTCGACGGCCACGGCGTCAACGCCGACGACCCGTGGCTCCACGGCGCCATCGCGCCCACAGGAGGTGCGTTCCACCCGAACGCGGACGGCTACCGCTCGGGCTATGCCCCGGCTCTGACCTCCGCGATCAACCCCAGGGACCTGCGCGGCTAA
- a CDS encoding cation:proton antiporter, translated as MDVARFAVLAAICVVAYLAGELLARRHVPRLPVYLAVGALAGLLISTANEAADVAFPAVSSVALGVIGFVAGSHLVWPAIRPQVRTIGLQVLGMSIMVPVLTSGVVAFVLRDQSTGVMVSAALLTGTIMLALSPPEAIAVISESHAAGPFTRLVLGATVVMDVVVVVAFSVALTGANALLGEGASVGELVAGVLAGLLLSVVAGAVVGGLLILVVRQTETFRLGAVLIVVSSVASVWLAVLGVNWAEDRLGVHAEVEALLVAMIAGVLVANTSSEARFATLLETLAPPVYVVFFTLTGLGLHLDALLAAAIPAVLLWVVRGGGLWVGSRAAMTLAGESEQVRRVAWKAFVPQAGIALALAATVAEEFPAFGATLATVVIGTVVLNEAIGPFFLRSALTDVGETARAGELRH; from the coding sequence ATGGATGTGGCACGATTCGCGGTCCTGGCAGCGATCTGCGTGGTGGCCTACCTGGCCGGCGAGCTCCTGGCCCGGCGACACGTCCCGCGTCTCCCCGTCTATCTGGCCGTCGGCGCACTCGCGGGACTGCTGATCTCGACGGCGAACGAGGCGGCGGATGTGGCCTTCCCCGCAGTGTCCTCTGTGGCACTCGGTGTGATCGGCTTCGTCGCCGGCAGCCACCTGGTCTGGCCGGCGATCCGTCCGCAGGTGCGCACGATCGGTCTGCAGGTCCTCGGCATGAGCATCATGGTGCCGGTGCTCACGTCCGGGGTCGTCGCGTTCGTGCTGCGAGACCAGAGCACGGGAGTGATGGTCTCCGCGGCCCTGCTCACCGGGACCATCATGCTCGCGCTGTCCCCACCGGAGGCCATCGCGGTCATCTCCGAGTCTCACGCGGCCGGTCCCTTCACGCGTCTCGTGCTGGGCGCCACCGTCGTGATGGACGTGGTGGTTGTCGTGGCCTTCTCCGTTGCCCTGACCGGCGCGAACGCCCTGCTCGGTGAGGGTGCATCCGTGGGCGAGCTCGTGGCTGGCGTCCTCGCGGGCCTGCTGCTCTCCGTGGTGGCCGGAGCGGTCGTGGGCGGTCTCCTGATCCTGGTCGTCCGGCAGACCGAGACCTTTCGACTGGGCGCTGTGCTCATCGTCGTCTCCTCAGTGGCCAGCGTCTGGCTCGCCGTCCTGGGCGTGAACTGGGCCGAGGATCGGCTGGGTGTGCACGCCGAGGTGGAAGCCCTCCTGGTCGCCATGATCGCTGGGGTGTTGGTGGCTAACACCTCGTCGGAGGCACGCTTTGCCACCCTGCTCGAGACCCTGGCACCGCCGGTCTATGTGGTGTTCTTCACCCTGACCGGCCTGGGGCTGCACCTCGATGCCTTGCTGGCGGCCGCGATCCCGGCAGTGCTGTTGTGGGTCGTCCGTGGCGGGGGTCTGTGGGTGGGTTCCCGCGCGGCGATGACCCTGGCTGGCGAGAGCGAGCAGGTGCGGAGGGTGGCCTGGAAGGCGTTCGTGCCCCAGGCCGGGATCGCCCTGGCTCTGGCGGCCACGGTCGCCGAAGAGTTCCCCGCATTTGGGGCAACGCTCGCCACCGTCGTGATCGGCACGGTCGTGCTCAACGAGGCCATTGGGCCGTTCTTCCTCCGGTCGGCACTCACTGACGTCGGAGAGACCGCCCGGGCCGGAGAGCTGCGCCACTAA
- a CDS encoding chloride channel protein, with protein MGVAGGVVALAVRHLPGRAGHPPVEGVGAGATRPVEVPGVVIAAVASLVGGAVVGPEAPLIAIGSGLALLAIRRTRRSTDPSSATILAAAGSAAAISAIFGNPLVAAVIFLEVLGLARPQLMFVVLPCLLSSGVGGLLFTGLGRWSGLEIGALAIPELVPVRLALWDVVWTVPLACAVALGTALMYAVGRRVSQLAPSRLLVTTVGAGLVAGLSACIYALVSDRSPAEVALSGQATLPLIASDGGAWPAGTLLALVLCKGIAYAVCLGTFRGGPVFPAIVLGAAGGALAASVLPGLTPLSALAIGMAAGMAVTGMPVTSVVLVVLLLGDAASTQMPVVILSVVVALVVQETLSGRLRHASLPAESAPVTSGAAP; from the coding sequence ATCGGGGTCGCTGGGGGTGTCGTCGCCCTTGCGGTCAGACACCTGCCAGGCCGGGCCGGCCACCCGCCGGTGGAAGGGGTGGGCGCGGGGGCGACCCGTCCAGTGGAGGTGCCCGGTGTCGTGATCGCGGCGGTTGCCAGCCTGGTCGGCGGCGCCGTGGTGGGGCCCGAGGCACCACTGATCGCGATCGGCAGCGGGCTTGCCCTGCTCGCCATCCGCCGCACGCGACGGTCAACCGATCCGAGCAGTGCGACGATCCTCGCGGCGGCTGGATCGGCAGCGGCGATCTCGGCGATCTTCGGCAATCCGCTCGTGGCGGCGGTGATCTTCCTGGAGGTGCTGGGACTGGCCCGGCCCCAGTTGATGTTTGTGGTGCTGCCATGCCTGCTGTCGAGCGGCGTCGGCGGTCTGCTCTTCACGGGGCTGGGACGGTGGTCGGGCCTTGAGATCGGTGCACTGGCCATCCCCGAACTGGTCCCGGTCCGGCTCGCCCTCTGGGACGTGGTCTGGACCGTCCCGCTGGCGTGCGCGGTGGCCCTCGGGACAGCGCTGATGTATGCCGTGGGGCGGCGTGTGTCCCAGCTCGCCCCATCGCGGCTCCTGGTCACGACGGTCGGCGCCGGTCTCGTTGCCGGCCTCTCGGCCTGCATCTATGCACTGGTCAGTGACCGGTCCCCAGCGGAGGTCGCCCTGTCCGGGCAAGCGACCCTCCCGCTGATCGCGAGTGACGGCGGCGCATGGCCAGCAGGCACGCTCCTCGCCCTGGTTCTGTGCAAGGGCATCGCGTATGCCGTCTGTCTGGGCACCTTCCGAGGCGGGCCCGTCTTCCCTGCGATCGTCCTCGGAGCGGCGGGCGGCGCGCTCGCCGCATCCGTCCTGCCCGGTCTCACTCCCCTGTCGGCCCTCGCCATCGGGATGGCGGCCGGGATGGCGGTGACCGGGATGCCGGTCACCAGCGTGGTGCTGGTTGTGCTGTTGCTGGGCGATGCCGCGAGCACACAGATGCCGGTGGTGATCCTGTCCGTGGTGGTCGCGCTGGTGGTGCAGGAGACGCTGTCGGGCAGGCTGCGTCACGCTTCGTTGCCCGCGGAGTCCGCGCCGGTGACGAGCGGGGCCGCGCCGTGA
- a CDS encoding sugar O-acetyltransferase produces MVAGDLYIADDPRIAAEGRRGIELAADYGTTYLEDRDAARPILQELIGSLGEGVEVRPPLYVDYGTNVTIGKGTFINFGLTALDVAPITIGRHCQIATHVQLLTPWHPLEPTPRRDGLESASPITIGDNVWIGGGAIVLPGVTIGDNSVVGAGSVVTKDVPANVVLVGNPARVVRQLDAE; encoded by the coding sequence ATGGTCGCCGGTGACCTCTATATCGCCGACGACCCGCGCATCGCCGCCGAGGGACGGCGCGGCATCGAGCTCGCGGCCGACTATGGCACGACCTATCTGGAGGACCGCGACGCCGCCCGGCCCATCCTCCAGGAGCTGATCGGCTCACTCGGCGAGGGCGTCGAGGTGCGGCCACCGCTCTATGTCGACTACGGCACCAACGTGACCATCGGCAAGGGCACCTTCATCAACTTCGGTCTGACCGCGCTCGACGTCGCACCGATCACCATCGGCCGCCACTGCCAGATCGCCACCCATGTCCAGCTGCTCACCCCGTGGCACCCGCTGGAGCCGACCCCGCGCCGTGACGGGCTCGAGTCGGCCTCTCCGATCACCATCGGCGACAACGTCTGGATCGGCGGCGGAGCCATCGTGCTGCCCGGAGTCACGATCGGCGACAACTCAGTGGTCGGTGCGGGATCGGTCGTCACCAAGGACGTGCCCGCCAACGTGGTCCTGGTGGGCAACCCGGCACGCGTCGTCAGACAGCTCGATGCGGAGTGA
- a CDS encoding YihY/virulence factor BrkB family protein encodes MSLKAVFKRTVAEFSDDGATDLAAALTYYGVLSIFPAILALTSLLGVFGQGPDTTKALLDVALDLGASQEQLEPIEAYINSLQGSGGAGIALFIGLAGALWAASNYVNAFSRAMNTIFDVREGRPVWKLRPVMLLITLVVLLLVVLVALSLALSGGIAQAVFGVIGLGDVAIRVWGIAKWPVLFVIVVGIIALLYWGTPNLKRKFRWFSPGALVAIVVMVVAVAGYGFYVANFGNYSATYGAMAGAILMLLLLWVINVALLFGAEFDAEFERGRQLRAGLPAEEDLQLPPRDDRQLIKKAEKQHELVEENRRIRLEAGQDNKP; translated from the coding sequence GTGAGCTTGAAGGCTGTCTTCAAGCGCACCGTGGCGGAGTTCAGCGACGACGGAGCCACTGACCTGGCGGCCGCGCTGACCTACTACGGCGTGCTCTCGATCTTCCCGGCCATCCTGGCGCTGACCTCGCTGCTCGGTGTCTTCGGGCAGGGGCCGGACACCACCAAGGCACTCCTGGATGTCGCACTCGACCTGGGTGCGTCCCAGGAGCAGCTCGAGCCGATCGAGGCCTACATCAACTCCCTGCAGGGCAGCGGCGGAGCGGGGATCGCCCTGTTCATCGGTCTGGCCGGAGCCCTGTGGGCCGCCTCCAACTATGTCAACGCCTTCTCTCGAGCGATGAACACGATCTTCGACGTGCGGGAGGGACGGCCGGTCTGGAAGCTGCGCCCGGTGATGCTGCTGATCACCCTGGTGGTGCTGCTGCTCGTGGTCCTCGTCGCGCTGTCCCTGGCACTGTCCGGTGGCATTGCGCAGGCCGTCTTCGGGGTCATCGGTCTGGGCGACGTGGCGATCCGGGTCTGGGGGATCGCCAAGTGGCCGGTCCTGTTCGTCATCGTGGTCGGCATCATCGCGCTGCTCTACTGGGGCACCCCCAACCTGAAGCGCAAGTTCCGCTGGTTCAGCCCCGGGGCGCTCGTGGCGATCGTGGTGATGGTGGTCGCGGTCGCCGGCTACGGCTTCTACGTCGCCAACTTCGGCAATTACTCCGCGACCTATGGTGCGATGGCCGGCGCCATCCTGATGCTGCTCCTGCTGTGGGTGATCAACGTCGCCCTGCTGTTCGGTGCCGAGTTCGACGCCGAGTTCGAGCGCGGGCGTCAGCTGCGTGCCGGTCTGCCCGCCGAGGAGGACCTACAGCTGCCGCCGCGCGATGACCGCCAGCTGATCAAGAAGGCCGAGAAGCAGCACGAGCTCGTGGAGGAGAACCGGCGCATCCGCCTCGAGGCGGGCCAGGACAACAAGCCGTGA
- a CDS encoding SHOCT domain-containing protein → MEDFGLWDVIVSMFWFTLLMAWIWMIIAILGDIFRDRELNGGAKAMWTIFIVLIPWLGAICYIFARGNSMNERTLVAQHEQRESMRAFVKEAAGGGGASVSDELRELADLRANGLITPSEYEQAKVKVLT, encoded by the coding sequence ATGGAGGACTTCGGACTGTGGGACGTCATTGTTTCGATGTTCTGGTTCACGCTCCTGATGGCGTGGATCTGGATGATCATCGCCATTCTCGGGGACATCTTCCGCGACCGTGAGCTCAACGGCGGGGCCAAGGCGATGTGGACGATCTTCATCGTGCTGATCCCGTGGCTGGGTGCCATCTGCTACATCTTCGCCCGCGGCAACTCGATGAACGAGCGCACGCTCGTGGCCCAGCACGAGCAGCGGGAGAGCATGCGAGCCTTCGTCAAGGAGGCGGCCGGAGGGGGCGGTGCCAGCGTGTCAGACGAGCTGCGGGAGCTGGCTGACCTGCGTGCCAACGGCCTCATCACCCCGAGCGAGTACGAGCAGGCAAAGGTCAAGGTGTTGACGTGA
- a CDS encoding DUF2231 domain-containing protein, protein MFDTINGLPVHPLVVHGVVVLLPLAVIGTLALAVRPAWRRPYGPLVLGITAVATALIPVATASGDALEDRVGSPGVHEDLGEQLLWFAVPLLVLNLALAVLTRWPASATTRPGSRRLVTVVAVLSVVAALAAGVQVYRVGDSGAQSVWGSTTG, encoded by the coding sequence GTGTTCGACACGATCAACGGTCTGCCGGTCCATCCCCTCGTCGTGCACGGTGTCGTGGTGCTGTTGCCGTTGGCAGTCATCGGCACTCTGGCCCTCGCTGTCAGACCTGCGTGGCGCAGACCTTATGGCCCCCTCGTCCTGGGCATCACCGCTGTCGCCACGGCGCTGATCCCGGTAGCGACCGCCAGTGGTGACGCCCTGGAGGACCGGGTCGGCTCACCGGGGGTCCATGAGGACCTGGGCGAGCAGCTCCTGTGGTTCGCCGTGCCGCTGCTGGTCCTCAACCTTGCTCTCGCGGTGCTGACACGCTGGCCCGCCTCTGCCACCACCCGTCCGGGGTCGCGCCGGCTGGTCACGGTCGTCGCGGTGCTGAGCGTCGTCGCCGCGCTCGCCGCAGGTGTGCAGGTCTATCGGGTCGGCGACTCCGGCGCTCAATCGGTCTGGGGCTCCACGACGGGCTAG